One Qiania dongpingensis genomic window carries:
- the argJ gene encoding bifunctional glutamate N-acetyltransferase/amino-acid acetyltransferase ArgJ encodes MKTVDGGVTAPKGFKAAGVHAGIKKSGKKDMALIYSEAPCRTAGVFTTNVVKAAPVKWDQKVVLESPFAQAVVVNSGVANACTGKEGYDCCTEMAAETGKALGIPKEAVLVASTGVIGAQLPMDAIRSGISKMAPILGCKRLDARLAAEAIMTTDTKPKEIAVEVELGGKTAVVSGMGKGSGMIHPNMATMLCFLTTDACIAREMLQKALSADVKDTFNMISVDGDTSTNDSVVLLANGMAGNPEITEEGEDYRLFCEALHEVMTTLSKMIAGDGEGATCLFEVKVSGAPDKEAARTLAKAVVTSSLTKAAVFGRDANWGRILCALGYSGVSFDPEKVDIWLLSRAGKLKIVENGTAAGYEEEEATRILSEEEVTAIADVGAGDFSATAWGCDLTLDYVKINADYRS; translated from the coding sequence ATAAAGACAGTGGACGGAGGCGTTACAGCGCCCAAAGGATTTAAAGCCGCGGGAGTGCACGCCGGAATCAAAAAGAGCGGGAAGAAGGATATGGCCCTGATATACAGCGAAGCGCCCTGCCGGACGGCGGGGGTCTTCACGACCAACGTGGTAAAAGCCGCTCCGGTCAAGTGGGACCAGAAGGTGGTCCTTGAAAGTCCTTTTGCCCAGGCTGTGGTCGTGAACAGCGGAGTGGCCAATGCCTGTACCGGAAAAGAAGGGTATGATTGCTGTACAGAGATGGCGGCGGAGACTGGAAAGGCCCTTGGCATACCGAAGGAAGCGGTATTGGTGGCATCTACCGGCGTCATCGGGGCACAGCTTCCCATGGATGCCATCCGGTCCGGAATCAGTAAGATGGCGCCGATACTCGGCTGCAAAAGGTTGGATGCCCGCCTGGCCGCAGAAGCCATCATGACTACGGATACAAAACCGAAAGAGATCGCGGTGGAGGTAGAATTGGGAGGAAAGACCGCGGTGGTGTCCGGCATGGGAAAGGGATCTGGGATGATCCATCCCAATATGGCTACCATGCTCTGCTTTCTGACGACGGACGCCTGCATTGCCCGGGAGATGCTTCAGAAAGCGCTGAGCGCCGATGTAAAGGATACCTTTAATATGATCTCTGTGGACGGCGATACGTCCACCAACGACAGCGTGGTCCTCCTGGCCAACGGAATGGCCGGAAATCCGGAGATCACAGAGGAAGGAGAGGATTACAGACTGTTCTGCGAAGCTCTTCATGAAGTGATGACCACACTGTCAAAGATGATCGCAGGCGATGGAGAGGGGGCCACCTGTTTATTTGAAGTGAAGGTGTCAGGAGCGCCTGACAAGGAGGCGGCCCGGACACTGGCGAAAGCCGTAGTCACCTCCAGTCTTACAAAGGCGGCTGTATTCGGCCGGGACGCCAACTGGGGAAGAATCCTATGTGCTCTCGGCTATTCCGGGGTTTCCTTCGATCCGGAAAAGGTGGACATCTGGCTTTTGAGCCGGGCCGGGAAGCTTAAGATAGTAGAAAATGGTACGGCTGCCGGCTATGAGGAAGAGGAGGCCACCAGAATCTTGTCAGAGGAGGAAGTGACTGCCATCGCCGATGTGGGGGCAGGGGATTTCTCGGCCACGGCGTGGGGGTGCGACCTGACTTTGGACTATGTGAAAATAAATGCTGACTACCGCTCATGA
- the argC gene encoding N-acetyl-gamma-glutamyl-phosphate reductase, with the protein MIKAGIIGSTGYAGAELARLLLGHPDTEIIWYGSRSYVGQEYASVYRNMFRIVDEKCLDDNMEELAGQADVVFTATPQGLCASLVNDGILSGTKIVDLSADFRIKNVETYEKWYGIKHKSPEYIQEAVYGLCEINREDVKQARLVANPGCYTTCSILTLYPLVKEGLLDVSSIIIDAKSGTSGAGRSAKTANLFCEVNESIKAYSVAAHRHTPEIEEQLGYAGGQPVLLNFTPHLVPMNRGILITAYAKLLKKVSYDEVKEVYDQYYAKEFFIRVLPKEVYPETRWVEGSNFVDMNFKIDERTGRIIAIGALDNLVKGAAGQAVQNMNLMFGLPENTGLMQIPMFP; encoded by the coding sequence ATGATCAAGGCAGGAATCATCGGCTCCACCGGATATGCCGGCGCGGAGCTTGCAAGGCTTTTATTGGGGCATCCGGACACGGAGATCATCTGGTATGGCTCCAGAAGTTATGTGGGACAGGAATATGCGTCTGTCTACAGAAACATGTTCCGGATCGTAGATGAAAAATGCCTGGACGATAATATGGAAGAGCTGGCCGGGCAGGCGGACGTGGTATTTACCGCCACCCCTCAGGGGCTGTGCGCTTCCTTAGTGAACGACGGTATCCTTTCCGGGACGAAAATCGTGGATCTGAGCGCGGACTTTCGTATTAAAAATGTGGAAACCTATGAGAAATGGTATGGAATCAAGCATAAAAGCCCGGAATACATACAGGAGGCAGTGTACGGCCTCTGCGAGATCAACAGAGAGGATGTGAAACAGGCCAGGCTGGTGGCCAACCCCGGCTGTTATACCACCTGTTCCATCCTGACGCTGTACCCTCTGGTAAAGGAGGGGCTTCTGGATGTTTCTTCCATTATAATAGATGCCAAATCGGGTACATCGGGAGCGGGAAGGAGCGCTAAGACAGCGAATCTGTTCTGTGAGGTAAATGAGAGCATCAAGGCGTACAGCGTGGCTGCACACCGGCATACTCCGGAGATTGAGGAGCAGCTCGGATATGCGGGAGGCCAGCCGGTGCTTTTGAACTTCACACCTCATCTGGTGCCGATGAACCGTGGGATTTTGATCACGGCTTATGCAAAGCTTCTGAAAAAAGTATCCTATGACGAAGTAAAAGAGGTATACGATCAATATTATGCAAAGGAATTTTTTATCCGGGTCCTGCCAAAGGAAGTGTATCCGGAGACCAGATGGGTCGAAGGAAGCAATTTCGTGGATATGAATTTTAAGATTGACGAAAGGACAGGACGGATCATTGCCATAGGAGCTTTGGATAATCTGGTCAAAGGGGCGGCCGGGCAGGCGGTGCAGAATATGAACCTGATGTTTGGACTTCCGGAAAACACCGGCCTCATGCAGATTCCGATGTTTCCTTGA
- a CDS encoding argininosuccinate synthase yields the protein MKEKEKVILAYSGGLDTSVLIPWLKENYDYEVVCVCIDVGQGNELDGLEERAISTGASKLYIEHVVDEFCDDYILPCIKAGAVYEHKYLLGTAMARPLIAKILVDIAKKEGAVAICHGATGKGNDQVRFELGIKALAPTLKIIAPWRIWDMKSREDELEYCQRHDIKLPFKADNSYSRDRNIWHISHEGLELEDPAAAPNFDHMLVLGQTPEKAPDEAETISIKFEAGKPVALNGKEMKLSDIITELNKLGGKHGIGIADIVENRMVGMKSRGVYETPGGTILMEAHDQLEELILDKETLAMKKDVGNKFADIVYSAKWFSPLREACQAFVESTQKYVTGECKLKLYKGNIIKQGTTSPYSMYNESIASFTTGDLYNHHDAEGFINLYGLSTMVRAMKMHEISQNKD from the coding sequence ATGAAGGAAAAAGAAAAAGTAATTCTCGCGTATTCCGGCGGTCTGGACACTTCTGTCCTGATTCCCTGGTTAAAAGAAAACTACGATTACGAAGTGGTCTGTGTCTGCATCGATGTCGGACAGGGAAATGAACTGGACGGCCTGGAAGAAAGAGCGATTTCCACCGGCGCTTCTAAATTATATATCGAACATGTCGTAGACGAGTTCTGCGATGACTATATCCTTCCCTGTATCAAAGCCGGCGCCGTATATGAGCACAAATATCTGCTCGGCACCGCCATGGCAAGACCGCTGATCGCTAAGATCCTTGTGGACATCGCCAAAAAGGAAGGCGCTGTCGCAATCTGTCACGGCGCTACCGGCAAAGGCAACGATCAGGTACGTTTTGAGCTGGGAATCAAAGCTTTGGCTCCCACGCTGAAGATCATCGCTCCCTGGAGAATCTGGGATATGAAATCCCGTGAAGATGAGCTGGAATACTGCCAGCGCCACGATATCAAGCTTCCGTTTAAAGCGGACAACAGCTACAGCCGTGACCGGAATATCTGGCACATCAGCCATGAAGGCCTGGAGCTGGAGGATCCTGCCGCCGCTCCCAACTTTGACCATATGCTGGTTCTCGGACAGACCCCGGAGAAAGCTCCCGATGAAGCAGAAACCATATCCATAAAATTTGAGGCAGGCAAACCGGTCGCTCTGAACGGTAAAGAAATGAAACTGTCCGATATCATCACTGAGCTCAACAAGCTGGGCGGAAAACACGGCATCGGCATCGCCGATATCGTAGAAAACCGTATGGTGGGCATGAAATCCCGCGGCGTTTATGAGACTCCCGGCGGAACCATCCTCATGGAGGCTCACGACCAGCTGGAAGAACTGATCCTGGACAAAGAGACCCTGGCTATGAAAAAGGATGTGGGAAATAAATTCGCTGATATCGTTTATTCTGCCAAATGGTTCTCTCCTCTGCGCGAGGCATGCCAGGCATTTGTAGAATCCACTCAGAAATACGTGACCGGGGAATGTAAATTGAAGCTCTATAAGGGCAATATCATCAAACAGGGAACCACCTCTCCCTACTCCATGTACAATGAGAGCATTGCTTCCTTCACCACCGGCGACCTCTACAATCACCACGACGCGGAGGGCTTCATCAACTTGTACGGACTTTCTACCATGGTGCGCGCCATGAAGATGCATGAGATTTCCCAAAATAAGGATTGA
- a CDS encoding magnesium transporter CorA family protein has translation MICYEIKEKLQAVSEEEAAGWEGNLAAVVPFGDIEKCSILEGAESQVLMRLKDARFCKAEVYPDMIVGALSVPRKEYSQAYDRAAFCIRDKRIVFLDDTGFISGILEQMSEGRSWRHVSMGHFFYSFLERLIEEDVAFLDELENQIDDMEEKALDARLSRSSHQPMEIMKKAFALHRYYAQLAEIGSKMQENQNGFFHEDAGRMFQIFNDRCGRLAEEAQMLREYALEVREIYQTQIEVRQNRSMAVLTVVTTIFMPLSLIAGWYGMNFVYMPETQWRYSYPIICVICLIIVSISFWILKKKKFF, from the coding sequence ATGATATGCTATGAGATCAAGGAGAAGCTGCAGGCAGTTTCAGAAGAGGAAGCCGCGGGCTGGGAGGGGAATCTGGCTGCGGTGGTTCCCTTTGGGGACATCGAGAAGTGCAGTATCCTGGAAGGGGCGGAGTCACAGGTCCTCATGCGCCTTAAGGACGCAAGGTTCTGTAAAGCAGAGGTGTATCCGGATATGATCGTCGGCGCTCTATCCGTACCCAGGAAGGAATACAGCCAGGCCTATGACAGGGCGGCTTTCTGCATCCGGGATAAGCGTATTGTCTTTTTGGACGATACCGGTTTTATCAGCGGGATCCTGGAACAGATGAGCGAGGGCAGGAGCTGGCGCCATGTGTCCATGGGACATTTTTTCTACAGTTTTCTGGAGCGGCTTATCGAAGAGGATGTGGCGTTTCTGGATGAGCTGGAAAATCAGATAGACGATATGGAAGAAAAAGCTCTTGACGCAAGGCTTTCCAGATCCTCCCATCAGCCGATGGAGATCATGAAGAAAGCCTTTGCTCTCCACCGGTATTATGCGCAGCTGGCGGAGATAGGGAGCAAAATGCAGGAGAATCAGAACGGTTTTTTCCATGAGGACGCCGGCAGGATGTTCCAGATTTTCAACGACCGGTGCGGGAGGCTGGCCGAGGAAGCGCAGATGCTCCGGGAATACGCACTGGAGGTGAGAGAGATATACCAGACTCAGATCGAGGTCCGCCAGAACAGGAGCATGGCGGTGCTGACTGTAGTCACGACTATATTCATGCCGCTCAGCCTGATCGCCGGATGGTATGGCATGAATTTTGTATATATGCCGGAAACACAGTGGCGGTATAGTTATCCGATCATATGTGTGATCTGCCTGATCATCGTGAGCATCAGCTTCTGGATATTGAAAAAGAAAAAATTCTTTTAA
- a CDS encoding flavodoxin family protein, with product MKVLLINGSPHERGTTYTALKKAADTLEQLGIKTEIFHVGSLQSVCIDCRVCKKKGNNRCIYDDSVNEALEKAETADGFIFGTPVHYASASGLMTAFMDRAFYAGSDLFRYKPAAAVACARRAGTTAALDQMNKYMTISCMPIVSSQYWNMVHGNIPEDAPKDEEGMQIMETLAKNMAWLLKCIEIGKKNGIEPPDSEPQVRTNFIR from the coding sequence ATGAAGGTATTGCTGATCAATGGAAGCCCCCATGAGAGGGGAACGACCTACACTGCGCTGAAGAAGGCCGCCGATACACTGGAGCAGCTGGGGATCAAGACAGAAATTTTTCATGTGGGAAGTCTTCAGAGTGTCTGCATCGACTGTCGTGTCTGTAAGAAAAAAGGGAACAACCGCTGTATTTACGACGATTCGGTGAATGAGGCGCTGGAAAAGGCGGAGACAGCGGACGGATTTATCTTTGGAACGCCGGTCCACTATGCTTCGGCATCGGGCCTTATGACTGCCTTTATGGACAGGGCGTTCTATGCGGGGAGCGATTTATTCCGTTACAAGCCGGCCGCCGCGGTGGCTTGTGCGAGGCGGGCAGGGACCACGGCCGCCCTGGACCAGATGAATAAGTACATGACCATTTCCTGCATGCCCATTGTATCCTCCCAGTATTGGAATATGGTGCATGGAAATATCCCGGAGGATGCTCCAAAGGATGAAGAAGGGATGCAGATTATGGAAACTTTGGCGAAGAATATGGCATGGCTTTTGAAGTGCATCGAGATTGGAAAGAAAAACGGGATAGAGCCGCCGGATTCGGAGCCACAGGTGCGGACTAATTTCATTCGCTAG
- the typA gene encoding translational GTPase TypA, whose translation MKTTREDVRNIAIIAHVDHGKTTLVDELLKQSGVFRVNQEVVERVMDSNDIERERGITILSKNTAVFYKGTKINIIDTPGHADFGGEVERVLKMVNGVILVVDAFEGAMPQTKFVLQKALELDLSVIVCINKIDRPEARPAEVIDEVLELLIELDASDEQLDCPFVYASAKSGYAMLDLNGEKKDMKPLFDTILNHIPAPEGDPDADTQVLISTIDYNEYVGRIGVGKVDNGSLKVNQEVALVNAHDPEKCKKVKISRLYEFDGLDKVEVAEAGIGSIVAISGISDLHIGDTLCSPEHPEPILFQKISEPTIAMHFMVNDSPLAGTEGKFVTSRHIRDRLFRELNTDVSLRVEETEDADRFKVSGRGELHLSVLIENMRREGYEFAVSKAEVIYKQDEKGRKLEPMELVYIDVPDEFSGTVIQKLSLRKGELQGMSPSGTGYTRMEFSIPSRGLIGYRGDFLTDTKGNGVMNQLFDGYAPYKGDIQYRRQGSLIAFESGESVTYGLFNAQERGNLFIGAGEKVYSGMVVGSNAKAEDIEVNVCKTKHLTNTRSSGSDDALKLTPPIVMSLEQALDFVDTDELLEVTPKHLRLRKKILDPRMRKRASINK comes from the coding sequence ATGAAGACTACAAGAGAAGATGTAAGAAATATTGCGATCATCGCCCATGTTGACCACGGGAAGACCACATTGGTGGACGAGCTTCTGAAGCAGAGTGGTGTTTTCCGTGTCAATCAGGAGGTCGTGGAAAGGGTGATGGACTCCAACGACATCGAACGGGAGAGAGGGATCACCATCCTGTCCAAAAATACGGCGGTGTTTTATAAAGGTACGAAGATCAATATCATCGACACCCCCGGACATGCGGATTTTGGCGGAGAAGTAGAGCGTGTGCTGAAAATGGTAAACGGCGTTATCCTGGTGGTGGACGCCTTCGAAGGCGCGATGCCGCAGACAAAGTTCGTGCTGCAGAAAGCGCTGGAGCTTGATCTTTCTGTGATTGTCTGTATCAACAAGATTGATAGGCCGGAGGCACGGCCTGCCGAGGTCATCGATGAAGTATTGGAACTTCTCATAGAGTTGGACGCATCCGATGAGCAGCTGGACTGCCCGTTCGTATACGCATCGGCTAAGAGCGGATATGCGATGCTGGATCTGAACGGGGAAAAGAAGGATATGAAGCCTCTGTTCGATACGATCCTGAATCATATCCCCGCCCCCGAAGGAGACCCCGACGCGGATACTCAGGTACTGATCAGCACCATTGATTATAATGAATATGTGGGCCGGATCGGCGTTGGCAAGGTGGATAACGGATCTTTGAAGGTGAATCAGGAGGTAGCCCTTGTAAATGCCCACGATCCGGAAAAGTGTAAAAAGGTGAAGATCAGCCGTCTGTACGAGTTCGACGGCCTGGACAAGGTAGAAGTGGCGGAGGCGGGAATCGGCTCCATCGTGGCCATTTCCGGCATCTCGGATCTGCATATCGGGGACACCCTATGCTCTCCGGAGCATCCGGAGCCCATCCTGTTCCAGAAGATATCAGAGCCTACCATTGCCATGCACTTTATGGTGAATGACAGTCCTTTGGCTGGGACAGAAGGGAAATTCGTGACATCCCGCCACATCAGGGATCGTCTGTTCCGGGAACTGAATACGGATGTCAGTCTGAGGGTGGAAGAGACGGAGGACGCCGATCGGTTCAAGGTATCCGGAAGAGGAGAGCTTCATCTTTCCGTGCTGATAGAAAATATGCGGCGGGAAGGATATGAGTTTGCCGTAAGCAAAGCGGAGGTCATCTATAAACAGGATGAAAAGGGCAGGAAGCTGGAGCCCATGGAATTGGTATATATTGATGTGCCCGATGAGTTTTCAGGCACGGTCATCCAGAAGCTGTCTCTCCGTAAAGGGGAGCTGCAGGGGATGTCGCCTTCCGGGACAGGCTACACCAGGATGGAATTTTCCATACCCTCCAGAGGCCTTATCGGATACCGGGGAGATTTCCTGACCGATACAAAAGGAAACGGCGTCATGAATCAGCTGTTTGACGGATATGCGCCGTATAAGGGGGATATTCAATACCGCAGGCAGGGTTCTTTGATCGCCTTTGAAAGCGGAGAGAGTGTCACCTATGGACTTTTCAACGCTCAGGAAAGAGGAAACCTCTTCATAGGGGCCGGCGAAAAGGTTTACAGCGGAATGGTGGTCGGCTCCAATGCGAAAGCGGAGGATATTGAGGTCAATGTGTGCAAGACCAAGCATCTGACCAATACCCGTTCTTCTGGTTCTGACGATGCGCTGAAACTGACTCCGCCCATCGTCATGAGCCTGGAGCAGGCGCTGGACTTTGTGGATACCGACGAGCTTTTAGAGGTTACGCCGAAGCATCTTCGCCTCCGCAAGAAGATTCTGGATCCCAGGATGAGAAAACGTGCGTCCATAAATAAATAA
- a CDS encoding mechanosensitive ion channel family protein — translation MMILRTEETAAADVAAAVEQIGNTYGKQFKEMLDSLPIKAAIFGIKAILALLLFFIGRKIIRTAVKITERSMERAGAEITVRKFVKYLVRAIGYILLILIILGVAGVQPTSFAAIASSVTVALGLALQGSLGNFAGGLLILILKPFKVGDYIIEDSNKNEGTVRSIGLVYTELVTLDNRIIMVPNGNLANSSMTNVTAQEKRQLDMKVGISYDSDLKKAKDILISLVEAEPLVLEKEEHFSYVSSLGENAVTLGCRCWVKTEDYWKCKWNLTEAVKLTFDEKGITIPFGQLDVHIKSGKTEENG, via the coding sequence ATGATGATATTACGGACAGAGGAGACAGCGGCGGCCGATGTGGCAGCCGCTGTGGAACAGATAGGAAACACCTATGGAAAGCAGTTCAAGGAGATGCTTGACAGCCTGCCGATCAAGGCGGCGATCTTCGGCATCAAGGCAATACTCGCACTTCTTTTGTTCTTTATCGGGAGAAAGATCATCCGGACAGCCGTAAAAATAACGGAGCGTTCCATGGAACGGGCCGGCGCGGAGATCACGGTCCGCAAATTTGTGAAGTACCTGGTAAGGGCCATCGGTTATATTCTCCTGATCCTGATAATCTTGGGCGTCGCGGGCGTACAGCCCACATCCTTCGCCGCCATCGCCAGCTCCGTCACAGTGGCTCTCGGCCTGGCTTTGCAGGGAAGCCTTGGGAATTTTGCAGGCGGTCTTCTGATCCTGATTCTTAAACCCTTTAAGGTCGGGGATTATATCATAGAGGACAGCAATAAAAATGAAGGAACAGTCCGGAGCATCGGCCTGGTATATACAGAGCTGGTCACATTGGACAACCGTATCATCATGGTGCCCAACGGGAATCTGGCCAACAGCAGCATGACAAATGTGACGGCCCAGGAAAAACGGCAGCTGGATATGAAGGTCGGGATTTCTTACGATTCAGACCTTAAGAAGGCAAAAGATATACTGATCAGTCTGGTAGAGGCGGAGCCGCTGGTCCTTGAGAAAGAAGAGCACTTTTCCTATGTGTCGTCTCTGGGTGAGAACGCGGTCACTTTGGGCTGTCGGTGCTGGGTAAAGACGGAAGATTACTGGAAGTGCAAGTGGAATCTGACGGAAGCGGTCAAATTGACGTTTGACGAAAAAGGGATCACGATTCCCTTCGGACAGCTGGATGTCCATATAAAGTCGGGGAAAACTGAGGAAAACGGCTAA